Proteins encoded together in one Microbacterium sp. ABRD28 window:
- a CDS encoding FAD-dependent oxidoreductase, with protein MTHTAHRILIVGGGYAGFYTAWKLEKRLRRGEAEVTIVDPLAYMTYQPFLPEVAAGSIEARHSVVSLRRHLKRTRIVAAKVTGIDHAHKTATITPIAGEPYQQEYDQIVVTAGAVSRTFPIPGIADNAIGLKTIEEAVAIRDRLLTNFDKAAALPPGPERERLLTVVVVGGGFAGIEVFAELRSFASSLVAKYPELTFDETHFHLIEAMGRIMPEVSLKTSEWVLKDLAKRGAFVHLDTQVTSAVGGDVELSTGEVIPADLIVWTAGVMANPTVVRGGDLPVEERGRIRTRADLRVGTNDEIVEGAWAAGDVAAVPDLSGGGVGGYCVPNAQHAVRQGKLLSKNITAVLRGEDPVDYLHKNLGAVAGLGLYNGAFQSGNIAIKGFLAWLAHRGYHGLAMPTWERKLRVIAGWLGNVVLGRDMVNLEAVQTPRAAFEEFAARPRPAQPAVTPPQTPRDAGADADVSEKSKVAAGR; from the coding sequence GTGACCCACACCGCGCACAGGATCCTCATTGTCGGTGGCGGATACGCAGGCTTCTACACGGCGTGGAAGCTGGAAAAGCGTCTGCGCCGCGGCGAGGCCGAGGTGACGATCGTCGACCCGCTCGCCTACATGACCTATCAGCCGTTCCTGCCCGAGGTCGCCGCGGGTTCGATCGAGGCTCGGCATTCGGTGGTCTCGCTGCGACGGCACCTCAAGCGCACCCGCATCGTCGCGGCGAAGGTGACCGGAATCGATCACGCCCACAAGACGGCCACGATCACGCCGATCGCCGGGGAGCCGTACCAGCAGGAGTACGACCAGATCGTCGTCACCGCGGGCGCGGTCTCGCGTACCTTCCCCATCCCCGGCATCGCCGACAACGCGATCGGGCTGAAGACGATTGAGGAGGCCGTCGCGATCCGCGACCGCCTGCTGACCAATTTCGACAAGGCTGCGGCGCTCCCGCCCGGTCCCGAGCGCGAGCGGCTGCTGACCGTCGTCGTTGTCGGTGGCGGCTTCGCCGGAATCGAAGTCTTCGCCGAGCTGCGGTCCTTCGCCTCGTCGCTCGTGGCGAAGTACCCCGAGCTCACCTTCGACGAGACGCACTTCCACCTCATCGAGGCAATGGGGCGCATCATGCCCGAGGTCTCGTTGAAGACCAGCGAGTGGGTGCTGAAGGACCTGGCCAAGCGCGGAGCGTTCGTCCACCTCGACACCCAGGTCACGAGCGCCGTCGGCGGCGATGTCGAACTGTCCACCGGAGAGGTCATCCCTGCCGATCTCATCGTCTGGACGGCCGGTGTCATGGCCAACCCCACGGTCGTGCGCGGTGGCGATCTCCCGGTCGAGGAGCGTGGACGCATCCGCACCCGCGCCGACCTCCGCGTGGGGACGAACGACGAGATCGTCGAGGGCGCGTGGGCCGCGGGCGACGTCGCCGCTGTGCCGGATCTCTCCGGTGGGGGAGTCGGCGGCTACTGCGTGCCGAACGCGCAGCATGCCGTGCGTCAGGGGAAGCTCCTGTCGAAGAACATCACCGCGGTGCTGCGCGGCGAGGACCCTGTCGACTATCTCCACAAGAATCTCGGGGCCGTCGCCGGTCTCGGTCTGTACAACGGTGCCTTCCAGTCGGGGAACATCGCGATCAAGGGTTTCCTCGCGTGGCTCGCGCACCGCGGATACCACGGCTTGGCCATGCCGACCTGGGAGCGCAAGCTCCGCGTGATCGCCGGGTGGCTGGGCAACGTCGTCCTCGGGCGCGACATGGTCAACCTCGAAGCGGTTCAGACCCCGCGTGCGGCGTTCGAGGAGTTCGCGGCGCGTCCGCGGCCCGCTCAGCCCGCGGTCACGCCGCCGCAGACGCCCCGCGACGCCGGTGCAGACGCCGACGTCTCCGAGAAGTCGAAGGTCGCCGCAGGACGCTGA
- a CDS encoding S8 family serine peptidase → MIRRGRAGMIGVIVGVLVAGLVTPAAAATPTPDAAADPVRAAEYWLDDYGIRDAWRTTRGEGSRIAIIDTGIGRGPVEFAGAVVGGTDVSDIGAPDGRLPVGAVDGNHGSWVASLAAARGTGPDTGMIGVAPAAELLSVSIGVGNSSPVPFVDQIAEAVRWSVDNGADIINLSLTTNTPDWDRSWDEAFLYAFDNDVVVIVAAGNRGTGTTRVGAPATIPGVLAVGGVDPEGRASVEASTQGITIGVAAPSENLLGISADGRVVSWNGTSGAAPIVAGVAALVRSAYPDLDAANVINRIISTARPVPGVSVPDPLYGYGLIDAAAALSATVPDVAQNPLGDLREWVRLYRRAESAPEPQPTPSTVEVPPLPPADAAGPPGSPFLPTAQTLLYGTLPLGALTVGAILVALGVTAAVRRVRLASRTPSR, encoded by the coding sequence ATGATCCGCCGCGGCCGCGCAGGGATGATCGGCGTAATCGTCGGGGTGCTGGTCGCAGGGCTGGTGACCCCCGCCGCCGCGGCCACGCCGACGCCCGACGCCGCCGCTGATCCCGTGCGGGCCGCGGAGTACTGGCTCGATGACTACGGCATCCGTGACGCATGGCGCACGACCCGCGGGGAGGGGTCCCGCATCGCCATCATCGACACCGGGATCGGTCGTGGACCGGTCGAATTCGCCGGGGCGGTCGTCGGCGGCACGGATGTGTCCGACATCGGCGCGCCCGATGGCCGGCTGCCGGTCGGCGCGGTCGACGGCAATCACGGCAGCTGGGTGGCCTCCCTCGCCGCGGCGCGGGGGACGGGCCCGGACACGGGCATGATCGGCGTCGCGCCGGCGGCCGAACTGCTGTCGGTGTCGATCGGGGTGGGGAACTCCTCGCCGGTGCCGTTCGTCGATCAGATCGCCGAAGCCGTCCGATGGTCGGTCGACAACGGTGCCGACATCATCAATCTCTCCCTCACCACGAACACCCCCGACTGGGACCGCAGCTGGGACGAGGCGTTCCTCTACGCCTTCGACAACGACGTGGTGGTGATCGTGGCCGCCGGGAATCGTGGCACCGGCACCACACGCGTCGGTGCCCCGGCGACGATTCCGGGGGTTCTCGCCGTCGGCGGTGTCGACCCTGAGGGACGCGCCAGCGTTGAGGCCTCCACGCAGGGGATCACCATCGGCGTGGCCGCCCCCAGCGAGAACCTCCTCGGCATCTCCGCCGACGGCCGGGTGGTGTCGTGGAACGGCACAAGTGGGGCGGCACCCATCGTGGCGGGCGTCGCGGCGCTGGTGCGCTCGGCGTACCCCGACCTCGACGCGGCCAACGTGATCAACCGCATCATCTCCACCGCGCGACCGGTTCCGGGGGTCTCCGTCCCCGATCCGCTGTACGGATACGGCCTCATCGACGCCGCCGCGGCACTGAGCGCGACCGTGCCCGACGTGGCGCAGAATCCGCTCGGCGACCTCCGGGAGTGGGTGCGGCTCTATCGTCGCGCCGAGAGCGCTCCGGAGCCGCAGCCCACGCCCAGCACCGTGGAGGTGCCGCCGCTGCCTCCGGCAGACGCCGCGGGCCCGCCGGGATCGCCGTTCCTGCCGACGGCGCAGACCTTGCTGTACGGCACCCTGCCGCTCGGGGCCCTGACCGTCGGGGCTATACTGGTGGCGCTCGGCGTCACCGCTGCTGTCCGACGCGTCCGATTGGCGTCCCGCACGCCGAGCCGTTGA
- a CDS encoding DUF501 domain-containing protein, giving the protein MTRPPYPPVSDTDLAVLQRQLGRPARGVLGIAARCVCGNPTVVATAPRLPDGTPFPTFYYLTHPAATAAMSALEAGQVMPELLARLHADPEGLDAYRRAHEQYLADRAQFGEVDEIAGISAGGMPTRVKCLHALAAHALAAGPGVNPVGDAALALATWSPKVCACPREESG; this is encoded by the coding sequence GTGACGAGGCCCCCCTATCCGCCCGTGAGCGACACCGACCTGGCTGTGCTCCAGCGTCAGCTGGGACGCCCGGCGCGCGGTGTGCTGGGGATCGCCGCGCGGTGTGTCTGCGGCAACCCCACGGTCGTCGCCACCGCCCCGAGGCTCCCCGACGGGACGCCCTTCCCCACGTTCTACTACCTCACACATCCCGCCGCGACCGCCGCCATGTCCGCACTGGAGGCCGGGCAGGTCATGCCCGAGCTGCTCGCTCGGCTGCACGCCGATCCTGAAGGGCTCGACGCCTACCGGCGTGCACACGAGCAGTACCTCGCCGATCGCGCACAGTTCGGTGAGGTCGACGAGATCGCCGGGATCTCGGCCGGTGGCATGCCCACGCGGGTGAAGTGCCTGCACGCGCTGGCGGCGCACGCCCTGGCAGCCGGACCCGGGGTGAATCCGGTGGGTGATGCCGCACTCGCTCTGGCGACCTGGTCACCGAAGGTGTGCGCGTGTCCGCGGGAGGAGAGCGGATGA
- a CDS encoding septum formation initiator family protein: MSARSAPPSASPATRRRRTGRRRADGRVDVRGWLGGIRLSGFMVIMLGLVVLAAFVLVPTMGTYLDQRQQIAALERSVQLTREQIDELESERERWSDPAYITTEARERLYYVRPGEVVYLVDNDLPPEDVPQEQGAVSDEVERTRTDWMSQLLRSVTEAGLATTVTDPG, translated from the coding sequence GTGAGCGCACGATCGGCTCCCCCTTCGGCGTCCCCGGCGACCAGACGCCGGCGAACGGGGCGTCGCCGCGCGGACGGCCGCGTCGACGTGCGCGGCTGGCTCGGCGGCATCCGGCTCTCGGGGTTCATGGTGATCATGCTGGGCCTGGTGGTGCTCGCCGCCTTCGTCCTCGTGCCGACGATGGGCACCTACCTCGATCAGCGGCAGCAGATCGCCGCTCTGGAGCGGTCGGTGCAGCTCACGCGAGAGCAGATCGACGAGCTCGAGTCCGAGCGCGAGCGCTGGAGCGATCCGGCCTACATCACGACCGAGGCCCGCGAGCGCCTGTATTACGTGCGCCCCGGTGAGGTGGTCTACCTGGTCGACAACGATCTGCCGCCCGAGGACGTCCCGCAGGAGCAGGGCGCGGTGAGCGACGAGGTCGAGCGCACCCGCACCGACTGGATGTCGCAGCTTCTGCGCTCGGTCACCGAGGCCGGCCTTGCCACCACCGTCACCGACCCCGGGTAG
- the eno gene encoding phosphopyruvate hydratase: MASIEAVGAREILDSRGNPTVEVEVLLDDGIVQRAAVPSGASTGAFEAYELRDGDKSRYGGKGVLKAVAAVIDELGPAIEGVEASEQRIIDEILIETDGTENKSRTGANAILGVSLAVAKAAADSADLPLFRYLGGPNAHLLPVPLFNVINGGEHADNGIDFQEFFLAPIGADTYAESLRWGTEVYHVLKGELKSAGFATGLGDEGGFAPDLPSNREGLDFLIRAIEKAGFTPGADIAVGLDVAATEFFSDGVYTVEGKAWSVDELISYFTDLVANYPIVTIEDALAEDDWDGWKSLTDAIGSKVQLVGDDLFVTNPTRLADGISRGVANALLVKVNQIGTLSETLDAIALATRSGYASMLSHRSGETEDTTIADLAVGVNAGQIKTGAPARSERVAKYNQLLRIEEELGDAAEFAGRSAFPRYRG, from the coding sequence GTGGCATCAATCGAGGCTGTAGGCGCACGCGAGATCCTGGATTCGCGCGGCAACCCGACCGTCGAGGTGGAGGTGCTGCTCGACGACGGCATCGTGCAGCGCGCGGCCGTGCCCTCCGGCGCGTCCACCGGGGCGTTCGAGGCGTACGAACTGCGCGACGGCGACAAGAGCCGCTACGGGGGCAAGGGCGTGCTGAAGGCCGTCGCCGCCGTCATCGACGAGCTCGGCCCGGCGATCGAGGGCGTCGAAGCCAGCGAGCAGCGCATCATCGACGAGATCCTCATCGAGACCGATGGCACCGAGAACAAATCCCGCACGGGAGCCAACGCCATCCTCGGCGTCAGCCTCGCGGTGGCCAAGGCCGCAGCCGACAGCGCCGACCTGCCGCTGTTCCGCTATCTGGGCGGACCCAACGCCCACCTCCTGCCCGTGCCGCTGTTCAACGTCATCAACGGTGGCGAGCACGCCGACAACGGCATCGACTTCCAGGAGTTCTTCCTCGCGCCCATCGGCGCAGACACGTACGCCGAGTCGCTGCGCTGGGGTACGGAGGTCTACCACGTGCTGAAGGGCGAGCTCAAGAGCGCCGGGTTCGCCACGGGCCTCGGCGACGAGGGAGGCTTCGCGCCCGATCTGCCGAGCAACCGCGAGGGCCTGGACTTCCTCATCCGCGCCATCGAGAAGGCCGGCTTCACTCCCGGCGCCGACATCGCCGTGGGCCTGGACGTGGCGGCGACCGAGTTCTTCTCGGACGGCGTCTACACCGTCGAGGGCAAGGCGTGGAGTGTCGACGAGCTCATCTCGTACTTCACCGACCTCGTGGCCAACTACCCGATCGTCACCATCGAGGACGCGCTGGCCGAGGACGACTGGGACGGCTGGAAGAGCCTGACCGACGCGATCGGTTCGAAGGTGCAGCTGGTCGGCGACGACCTGTTCGTCACCAACCCCACCCGCCTCGCCGACGGCATCTCGCGCGGCGTCGCGAACGCGCTCCTGGTGAAGGTCAACCAGATCGGCACCCTGTCCGAGACGCTCGACGCCATCGCCCTCGCCACCCGGTCGGGCTACGCGTCGATGCTCTCGCACCGCTCGGGCGAGACCGAGGACACCACCATCGCCGACCTGGCGGTGGGCGTCAACGCGGGTCAGATCAAGACCGGCGCGCCCGCTCGCAGCGAGCGCGTCGCGAAATACAATCAGCTTCTGCGCATCGAGGAGGAGCTGGGCGACGCCGCCGAATTCGCCGGCCGCTCGGCCTTCCCCCGCTACCGGGGCTGA
- a CDS encoding O-methyltransferase, whose translation MTLPTPDAWSRVDRYLSDALVGEDAALREAVADQRAAGLPAIEVAPLTGKFLHLMVRATGARRILEIGTLGGYSAIWMARALPEGGSVVTVEAEPRNAAVARGNLARAGVSDRVRIVEGRGCDVLPTLVDDEPFDLVFIDADKESNTVYLDWAARLGRPGTVVIVDNVVRSGEVANPASESPQVHGVRRGLEMLGHDPRFDATALQTLDAKGWDGLALAVVV comes from the coding sequence ATGACCCTGCCCACTCCCGACGCGTGGAGCCGCGTCGACCGCTATCTCAGCGACGCCCTCGTCGGCGAAGACGCCGCCCTGCGCGAGGCGGTCGCCGACCAGCGCGCCGCGGGACTCCCCGCGATCGAGGTGGCGCCGCTCACCGGGAAGTTCCTCCATCTCATGGTCCGCGCGACCGGGGCCCGGCGGATTCTGGAGATCGGGACGCTCGGCGGCTACTCGGCGATCTGGATGGCCCGCGCCCTGCCGGAGGGCGGCTCGGTCGTGACCGTGGAGGCCGAGCCCCGCAATGCAGCGGTGGCGCGCGGAAACCTCGCCCGGGCCGGCGTCTCGGACCGGGTGCGCATCGTGGAGGGACGGGGTTGCGACGTCCTGCCGACACTGGTCGACGACGAGCCGTTCGACCTGGTGTTCATCGACGCCGACAAGGAGTCCAACACCGTCTACCTCGACTGGGCGGCTCGACTCGGGCGCCCCGGCACCGTCGTGATCGTCGACAACGTCGTGCGCTCGGGGGAGGTGGCGAACCCCGCCAGCGAGAGCCCGCAGGTGCACGGTGTGCGCCGGGGGCTGGAGATGCTGGGCCATGACCCGCGCTTCGACGCCACCGCCCTGCAGACCCTCGACGCCAAGGGATGGGACGGCTTGGCGCTGGCCGTCGTGGTGTGA
- a CDS encoding SGNH/GDSL hydrolase family protein produces MTPPRRPARRADAVTPLTVGGVAVVLAVTVSLAVPRAIRRQAAIARRRIGKPFGEDARNADRVWRRRMHGDPIDLVVLGDSIAAGLGAERPKDTLGARVAKGLGAAVMRPVRLRSVAVVGSESSALPAQIARLPSDLSPDLAIIIVGGNDVTHRVPTEVSLGHLVDAVRALRARGARVVVGTCPDLGALRPVPQPLRTLVSRLSRRLATEQARAARQEGARPVSLHAAVGRLFAREPETMFSADRFHPSTLGYRRTAEALVPALVAEWRARP; encoded by the coding sequence ATGACGCCCCCTCGAAGACCTGCACGCCGGGCCGACGCCGTCACGCCGCTCACTGTCGGCGGGGTCGCCGTCGTCCTCGCGGTCACGGTGAGCCTGGCGGTGCCCCGGGCCATCCGGCGGCAGGCCGCCATCGCGAGGCGTCGGATCGGCAAACCTTTCGGTGAAGACGCGCGGAACGCCGACCGGGTGTGGCGGCGTCGCATGCACGGCGACCCGATCGATCTCGTGGTCCTCGGCGACTCCATCGCCGCGGGGCTCGGTGCTGAGCGGCCGAAGGACACCCTGGGCGCGCGGGTTGCCAAAGGCCTGGGTGCGGCGGTGATGCGCCCGGTACGACTCCGATCCGTCGCGGTGGTCGGTTCGGAGTCATCCGCTCTTCCCGCCCAGATCGCACGCCTGCCGTCGGATCTGAGCCCGGACCTGGCGATCATCATCGTCGGCGGCAACGACGTCACCCACCGCGTCCCCACCGAGGTCTCCCTCGGTCATCTCGTCGACGCGGTGCGCGCCCTGCGGGCGCGTGGCGCGCGGGTGGTGGTGGGCACCTGCCCCGACCTCGGGGCGCTGCGCCCTGTGCCACAGCCGCTGCGCACGCTCGTCTCGCGCCTGTCGCGTCGGCTCGCCACCGAGCAGGCCCGCGCCGCACGTCAGGAGGGTGCGCGACCGGTCTCGCTGCACGCGGCGGTCGGACGCCTGTTCGCCCGGGAACCCGAGACGATGTTCAGCGCAGACAGGTTTCACCCGAGCACGCTGGGCTACCGGCGCACCGCTGAGGCCCTCGTGCCCGCGCTCGTCGCGGAATGGCGCGCTCGTCCTTGA
- a CDS encoding APC family permease, which produces MSSPSLARRLGLGDAVFIGLGAMLGAGVFSAFSPAAQAAGAGLLIGLVLAGVVAYANATSSAQLAAVYPTSGGTYVYGRAELNDWWGFLAGWGFVIGKTASCAAMALTFAAYVAPDGWERPLAVAAVVALGAVNWFGITRTAQLTRIIVTVVLLCLAVAVIAATAGAAAAPVSPPLTVQGLFVGGAYGILQSAGLLFFAFAGYARIATMGEEVRDPARVIPRAISLAFLIVVVIYAVVAVTVLAALGPEATAAASDPVAAAAATAGWAWVDPVVRIGAAAAALGALLALIAGVGRTTLAMARERDLPVFLSGVHPRWHVPHRAELLIVLAVVLLVSTVDLRGAIGFSSFGVLTYYLVANLAAHRQTGTARRYPRWLQLIGVAGCLILALSLPWQSVVSGAAVLAIGVVYRIVRLRARRAG; this is translated from the coding sequence GTGTCCTCCCCTTCCCTCGCCCGACGGCTGGGGCTCGGCGACGCGGTGTTCATCGGGCTCGGCGCGATGCTCGGCGCGGGTGTCTTCTCCGCCTTCTCGCCCGCGGCCCAGGCCGCCGGCGCAGGCCTTCTCATCGGGCTCGTGCTGGCCGGCGTCGTGGCGTACGCCAATGCGACCTCTTCCGCTCAGCTCGCCGCGGTGTACCCGACCTCTGGCGGCACGTACGTCTACGGACGCGCGGAGCTGAACGACTGGTGGGGGTTCCTCGCCGGGTGGGGCTTCGTCATCGGCAAGACGGCCAGCTGCGCGGCGATGGCCCTCACCTTCGCCGCCTACGTCGCCCCCGACGGCTGGGAGCGGCCCCTCGCCGTCGCCGCGGTGGTCGCCCTCGGCGCCGTGAACTGGTTCGGCATCACCCGGACGGCGCAGCTGACCCGCATCATCGTCACCGTCGTCCTGCTCTGCCTCGCGGTGGCGGTGATCGCCGCAACCGCGGGAGCCGCCGCGGCTCCGGTCTCGCCCCCGCTGACGGTGCAGGGGCTCTTCGTCGGCGGCGCGTACGGGATCCTCCAGTCCGCGGGTCTGCTGTTCTTCGCCTTCGCCGGGTACGCCCGCATCGCCACCATGGGCGAAGAGGTGCGCGACCCCGCACGCGTCATCCCGCGCGCGATCTCTCTCGCCTTCCTGATCGTCGTGGTCATCTACGCCGTCGTGGCCGTCACGGTCCTCGCCGCGCTCGGCCCCGAGGCGACCGCCGCGGCATCCGATCCCGTGGCAGCGGCGGCAGCGACCGCGGGGTGGGCATGGGTGGATCCGGTCGTGCGGATCGGCGCTGCGGCCGCCGCGCTCGGGGCTCTTCTCGCCCTCATCGCCGGGGTGGGGCGGACGACCCTCGCCATGGCGCGGGAGCGGGACCTGCCGGTCTTCCTCTCGGGAGTGCATCCCCGGTGGCATGTGCCGCACCGCGCCGAGCTGCTGATCGTGCTCGCCGTGGTGCTGCTGGTGTCGACCGTCGACCTGCGCGGCGCGATCGGCTTCTCCTCGTTCGGCGTGCTGACCTATTACCTCGTGGCGAACCTGGCCGCCCACCGCCAGACCGGGACCGCGCGCCGCTACCCGCGCTGGCTGCAGCTGATCGGGGTCGCGGGGTGCCTCATCCTCGCCCTGAGCCTCCCCTGGCAGAGCGTCGTCAGCGGCGCGGCGGTCCTGGCGATCGGTGTGGTCTACCGGATCGTGCGCCTGCGCGCCCGTCGCGCCGGGTGA
- the hisS gene encoding histidine--tRNA ligase, producing the protein MRDFLPADKARRERVLRTIRDRYRVHGFDEIETPVMEDYDRLHAGIGGDNEKLAYNVLKRGLDADAIRAAADDPASLTDLGLRYDLTVPLARFYASHRAELPSVFRAVQIAPVWRAERPQKGRYRQFLQCDIDIIGDATSRAESELVTATLDTLDALGLAGGEVRINDRRLLDAMLEAFGFPPAARAGVLITLDKLDKIGPEGVTVELRERGADEAAVTAVAAHLARLAASDAGSDHALTASGIRAALPDGMPDDVVAHLVGIGEAVAAARGVGAGSGEVPLRFDPFLVRGMGYYTGTIFELAHPAVSYSLGGGGRYDGMIGRFLGQEVPAVGFSLGFERLVDLVPAADETMADAVVLVHDRDASVGDLLAVKSALVDRGARVRLEQRTKNLKALLERARADGFTAFATVAAGDRDAGKLEIKPLG; encoded by the coding sequence ATGCGCGATTTCCTCCCCGCTGACAAGGCCCGCCGCGAGCGTGTGCTCCGCACCATCCGCGATCGCTACCGGGTGCATGGGTTCGATGAGATCGAAACCCCGGTGATGGAGGATTACGACCGCCTCCACGCCGGAATCGGCGGTGACAACGAGAAGCTCGCCTACAACGTGCTCAAGCGCGGGCTCGACGCCGACGCCATCCGCGCGGCCGCCGACGACCCCGCATCCCTCACCGATCTGGGGCTGCGCTACGACCTCACGGTGCCACTGGCGCGCTTCTACGCCAGTCACCGTGCCGAACTGCCGAGCGTCTTCCGGGCCGTGCAGATCGCTCCGGTGTGGCGCGCGGAGCGTCCGCAGAAGGGCCGCTACCGGCAGTTCCTGCAGTGCGACATCGACATCATCGGCGACGCCACCTCCCGTGCCGAGTCGGAGCTGGTGACGGCGACCCTCGACACCCTCGATGCGCTGGGACTGGCGGGCGGCGAGGTCCGCATCAACGACCGTCGGCTGCTCGATGCGATGCTCGAGGCTTTCGGATTCCCCCCCGCCGCGCGCGCCGGGGTGCTCATCACCCTCGACAAGCTCGACAAGATCGGCCCCGAGGGCGTGACGGTCGAGCTGCGCGAGCGTGGGGCCGACGAGGCCGCGGTGACCGCGGTGGCGGCTCACCTCGCCCGTCTGGCCGCGTCCGACGCCGGCTCCGACCATGCCCTCACCGCGTCGGGGATCCGCGCCGCGCTGCCCGACGGGATGCCCGACGACGTCGTGGCCCACCTCGTGGGCATCGGCGAGGCCGTGGCGGCCGCGCGCGGGGTGGGTGCGGGCAGTGGTGAGGTTCCGCTGCGGTTCGATCCGTTCCTGGTTCGGGGGATGGGGTACTACACGGGCACGATCTTCGAGCTCGCCCACCCCGCCGTGTCGTACTCGTTGGGCGGCGGGGGCCGCTATGACGGGATGATCGGGCGATTCCTCGGCCAGGAGGTCCCCGCGGTCGGCTTCTCGCTCGGATTCGAGCGGCTCGTCGACCTCGTTCCTGCCGCTGACGAGACCATGGCCGACGCGGTCGTGCTGGTTCACGATCGCGACGCGTCTGTCGGAGATCTGCTGGCCGTGAAGTCTGCTCTCGTCGATCGCGGCGCGCGCGTGCGTCTCGAGCAGCGGACGAAGAACCTCAAGGCCCTGCTCGAGCGTGCCCGCGCCGATGGATTCACCGCTTTCGCGACGGTGGCCGCCGGCGACCGCGATGCCGGGAAGCTCGAGATCAAGCCTCTGGGATGA
- a CDS encoding MazG family protein → MSEDDGLRRAAEVMHAVRERCAWSRLITHDDLVPYLVEESAELIDAVEAGSRPELREELGDLLWQVLFHAEIASEDPNDPFDIDDVAAALAEKMERRHPHVFADAVAETPEEVLVHWNAAKAAEKSTRTSVLDGVSERMPALALAQKMLGKAARVPGLTAPAVERGTAPVPSTETELGDALLALAARAREQGWDADRALRGALRNLGDRIRSAEGTPRDAS, encoded by the coding sequence ATGAGCGAGGATGACGGACTGCGCCGCGCGGCGGAGGTGATGCACGCGGTGCGTGAGCGATGCGCCTGGTCGCGTCTGATCACCCACGACGACCTCGTGCCCTATCTCGTCGAGGAGTCGGCCGAGCTCATCGACGCGGTCGAAGCGGGGTCGCGTCCGGAGCTGCGCGAGGAGCTCGGCGACCTCCTCTGGCAGGTGCTCTTCCACGCCGAGATCGCCTCGGAGGATCCGAACGACCCGTTCGACATCGACGACGTCGCCGCGGCGCTCGCCGAGAAGATGGAACGCCGCCACCCGCACGTCTTCGCAGACGCCGTCGCTGAGACACCGGAGGAGGTGCTGGTGCATTGGAACGCCGCGAAGGCAGCGGAGAAGAGCACGCGGACGAGCGTGCTCGACGGCGTGTCGGAGCGGATGCCGGCGCTCGCCCTCGCACAGAAGATGCTGGGTAAGGCGGCGCGAGTCCCCGGTCTGACCGCTCCTGCGGTGGAGCGGGGGACCGCCCCGGTCCCGTCGACCGAGACGGAGCTGGGCGACGCCCTCCTCGCGCTGGCAGCCCGTGCGCGGGAGCAGGGGTGGGACGCCGATCGGGCGCTCCGCGGCGCTCTGAGGAACCTGGGCGATCGGATCCGCTCCGCCGAGGGCACCCCGCGCGACGCGTCCTAG